The following proteins are co-located in the Equus caballus isolate H_3958 breed thoroughbred chromosome 15, TB-T2T, whole genome shotgun sequence genome:
- the PEX13 gene encoding peroxisome biogenesis factor 13 yields the protein MASQPPPPPKPWETRRIPGAGPGPGPGPTFQSADLGPTLLTRPGQPTLTRVPPPILPRPSQQTGSSSVNTFRPAYSSFSSGYGAYGNSFYGSYSPYSYGYNGLGYNRLRLDDLPPSRFVQQAEESSRGAFQSIESIVHAFASVSMMMDATFSAVYNSFRAVLDVANHFSRLKIHFTKVFSAFALVRTIRYLYRRLQRMIGLRGGSENEDLWAESEGTVACLGAEDRAANSAKSWPIFLFFAVILGGPYLIWKLLSTHTDEVTDNTNWASGEDDHVVARAEYDFTAASEEEISFRAGDMLHLALKEQQPKVRGWLLASLDGQTTGLIPANYVKILGKRRGRKTVESSKIPKQQQSFTNTTLIKGATAADSLDEQEAAFESVFVETCKVPVAPDSTGKSGDKQDL from the exons ATGGCATcccagccgccgccgcccccgAAACCCTGGGAGACCCGCCGAATTCCGGGGGCTGGTCCGGGACCAGGACCCGGCCCCACTTTCCA ATCTGCTGATTTGGGTCCTACTTTATTGACAAGACCTGGACAACCAACGCTTACCAGAGTGCCGCCACCTATTCTTCCAAGGCCATCACAGCAGACAGGAAGCAGCAGTGTGAACACTTTTAGACCTGCTTACAGTTCATTTTCTTCTGGATATGGTGCCTATGGAAATTCATTTTATGGAAGCTATAGCCCTTATAGTTATGGATATAATGGGTTGGGCTATAACCGCCTCCGTTTGGATGATCTTCCACCTAGTAGATTTGTTCAGCAAGCTGAAGAAAGCAGCAGAGGTGCATTTCAGTCCATTGAAAGTATTGTGCATGCATTTGCCTCTGTCAGTATGATGATGGATGCTACCTTTTCAGCTGTCTATAACAGTTTCAGGGCTGTATTGGATGTAGCAAATCACTTTTCCCGATTAAAAATACACTTCACAaaggtcttttcagcttttgcaTTAGTTAGGACTATAAGGTATCTTTATAGACGGTTACAGCGAATGATAGGTTTAAGAGGAGGCTCTGAGAATGAGGACTTATGGGCAGAAAGTGAAGGAACTGTGGCTTGCCTTGGTGCCGAGGACAGAGCAGCTAATTCAGCAAAATCTTGGCCAATATTCTTATTCTTTGCTGTAATCCTTGGTGGTCCTTATCTCATCTGGAAACTGCTGTCTACCCACACTGATGAAGTAACAG ACAACACCAACTGGGCAAGTGGTGAGGATGACCATGTAGTTGCTAGAGCGGAATATGATTTTACTGCTGCATCTGAAGAAGAAATTTCTTTCCGTGCTGGTGATATGCTACATTTAGCTCTCAAAG AACAGCAACCCAAAGTGCGTGGTTGGCTTCTGGCTAGTCTTGATGGTCAAACAACAGGACTTATACCTGCTAATTATGTCAAAATTCTTGGTAAAAGAAGAGGTAGAAAAACAGTGGAATCCAGTAAAATTCCCAAGCAGCAACAATCTTTTACCAACACAACACTAATTAAAGGAGCCACGGCCGCTGATTCTTTGGATGAACAGGAAGCTGCCTTTGAATCTGTTTTTGTTGAAACTTGTAAGGTTCCAGTTGCACCTGATTCCACTGGGAAAAGTGGCGATAAACAAGATCTTTGA